The Panicum hallii strain FIL2 chromosome 9, PHallii_v3.1, whole genome shotgun sequence genome has a window encoding:
- the LOC112876547 gene encoding myosin-3-like isoform X2 yields MDSKTDDSDIMVPRNAHFSSRNPLDGVHQDEVRIRDASFSSSPRDDSDGGLYIGSSRTPSQNMLQESIAEPSLSGVAHLSLRASGSSKALLDTAEETIEELLAEAQMWETHSRQLKNDLETLQKECDEKSVTQSELLLELSVSQAEQESLRKEIEELKSSLEVPTAQQTVAGTTKSGDVIDFEHELKDEVQFLRESNENLTIQLKKTQDANIELVSILQELEETVEAQRAEISTISQMSNTVDHEIPVHALSVQEDAEWARKLSLKENEIVALKEKLDRVLNVENVSGAGTDAIYLELEKENEFLKIKMEELENDCSELTEENLDLIHKLKEVTGVEGQDSCISDIQEMLNAEDLSGTSKSRVKYLERKCADLDMRILKFQSEYRELEEKFQKSQEEIKERTLELSELRDNLSNSRVMELEGREIDVASGHRSGSEELGDTESELNLLKDTIQLKEKEIEGLHHSKLEMETFIHNVLERKIHELESCKIELELHISRLEDEKFELLESISGVEAELNNLTSEYESCIVQMDDSRTLIIDLKDKVEWQQAELEAQKVELKQKQLEFQKRFSEVHEDSEALRRSNAKLQAKVDNLVEECSSLQALTDDLKKQKLELHSSATQLEQELEHSKRKTTEFCKTVEFLEAKLSSIQKDISSKEQSFLLELENVFQEHKEQEERISRAHFLLNKIEKEKIIEVENLEREVLSLTAQLSSTHEERESSTLDTIREASILRADKTKLEANLNDVSEQLRHYECQLEDIRKESKSKIKSLVDSLNASKQNEETLKTDAEDMRRLMEATKSNEEKLRTTSNELELKFKTSNFEKQQIMEENSGLKNQVQKIAGLQDELLKLQSTLDEAKFEKGKLEELLRLLSEECDELKVQKAVLTDKVSHMQDTSNNIDEEKQSKTSMQAKHERSTKQGNNDLATDNGGCSPVNEEPDLQTKIKSLESRLAEALAENSMYRAQLKSPMPEGQSESRDGEEKNDDKIAQLESELKDMQDRLLNVSMQYAEVEAQREELVMELKNVNAKKGRWF; encoded by the exons ATGGACAGCAAAACAGACGATTCTGATATCATGGTTCCCAGGAATGCGCATTTTTCATCAAGAAATCCTTTAGATGGTGTTCATCAAGATGAAGTTAGAATTAGG GATGCAAGCTTCTCATCATCTCCTAGGGATGATTCCGACGGGGGATTATATATAGGGAG TTCTCGAACTCCAAGTCAAAACATGCTGCAAGAGAGTATAGCTGAGCCATCCTTAAGTGGTGTTGCTCATTTATCATTAAGGGCATCTGGTTCATCCAAAGCTCTCCTTGACACTGCTGAAGAAACAATTGAGGAACTCCTTGCTGAGGCACAAATGTGGGAGACCCATTCTCGCCAATTGAAAAATGACCTAGAGACATTGCAGAAGGAATGTGATGAAAAATCTGTGACACAGTCTGAGCTACTCCTGGAACTTTCTGTTTCACAAGCAGAACAGGAGTCATTAAGAAAGGAAATTGAAGAATTAAAATCGTCTCTTGAAGTGCCTACAGCACAACAAACTGTTGCAGGAACTACCAAGTCTGGTGATGTGATAGACTTCGAGCATGAACTAAAAGATGAAGTACAGTTTCTGCGGGAATCAAATGAAAACTTGACAATACAACTGAAGAAGACTCAAGATGCAAATATAGAGCTTGTTTCTATTCTTCAAGAACTGGAAGAAACAGTAGAAGCACAGAGAGCAGAAATCTCCACTATTTCTCAAATGAGCAATACAGTTGATCATGAGATTCCCGTACATGCATTATCAGTTCAAGAAGATGCAGAGTGGGCAAGGAAGTTGTCGCTTAAAGAAAATGAGATTGTAGCATTGAAGGAGAAATTGGATCGTGTACTCAATGTAGAAAATGTAAGTGGTGCTGGTACTGATGCTATATATCTTGAACTGGAAAAAGAGAATGAATTTCTGAAGATAAAAATGGAAGAACTTGAGAATGATTGTTCTGAATTAACAGAGGAAAACCTGGATCTTATACACAAGTTGAAAGAAGTAACTGGGGTGGAAGGACAGGATTCCTGCATTTCTGATATTCAGGAAATGTTAAATGCAGAGGATCTTTCTGGGACATCAAAATCTAGAGTAAAATACCTAGAAAGAAAATGTGCTGACCTTGATATGAGGATACTGAAATTTCAATCGGAGTACCGAGAACTAGAAGAGAAGTTCCAAAAAAGCCAAGAGGAGATAAAAGAGAGAACTCTTGAATTATCTGAACTAAGAGATAACCTTAGCAATTCACGTGTTATGGAACTAGAGGGAAGGGAAATCGATGTTGCAAGCGGTCACCGATCAGGAAGTGAAGAACTTGGAGATACTGAATCTGAGTTGAATTTGCTAAAGGATACAATTCAGCTCAAAGAAAAAGAGATCGAAGGCTTGCATCATTCTAAACTAGAAATGGAAACCTTCATACATAATGTTCTTGAACGGAAGATACATGAGCTTGAAAGCTGCAAAATAGAACTAGAATTGCATATATCGAGGCTGGAAGATGAAAAGTTTGAATTATTGGAGTCCATTTCTGGAGTGGAGGCTGAGTTGAATAATCTGACAAGTGAGTATGAATCATGTATAGTGCAAATGGATGATTCTAGAACACTTATAATAGATCTCAAGGATAAAGTAGAATGGCAGCAAGCAGAGTTGGAAGCTCAAAAGGTGGAGCTAAAGCAAAAACAACTAGAGTTTCAGAAAAGATTTTCAGAAGTCCATGAGGATTCAGAGGCTCTAAGAAGATCAAATGCTAAACTACAGGCTAAAGTTGATAATCTTGTTGAGGAGTGCAGTTCTCTTCAAGCATTGACGGATGATCTAAAGAAGCAAAAGTTGGAATTGCATAGCTCTGCTACACAACTAGAGCAGGAACTGGAGCACTCTAAAAGAAAGACAACAGAATTTTGCAAAACTGTGGAGTTCCTAGAGGCAAAACTTTCTTCAATTCAGAAAGATATATCTTCAAAAGAGCAATCTTTTCTCTTGGAACTGGAGAATGTATTTCAGGAGCACAAGGAGCAGGAAGAAAGGATAAGTCGTGCTCATTTCCTTTTAAATAAGATCGAGAAAGAAAAAATAATCGAGGTAGAGAATCTTGAGAGGGAGGTCTTGAGCCTTACTGCACAGTTGTCTTCAACACATGAGGAGCGAGAAAGTTCCACTTTGGATACTATTCGTGAGGCCTCCATCCTTCGAGCAGACAAGACAAAACTTGAGGCTAATCTTAATGATGTCAGTGAACAATTGAGACATTACGAGTGTCAGTTGGAAGATATACGTAAGGAGTCTAAAAGCAAGATTAAATCCCTTGTTGATTCACTCAATGCATCGAAACAGAATGAAGAAACGCTGAAAACAGATGCTGAGGATATGAGAAGGTTGATGGAAGCTACTAAATCTAATGAAGAAAAATTAAGAACAACTTCAAATGAACTAGAACTGAAGTTTAAAACTAGCAATTTTGAGAAACAACAAATAATGGAAGAAAATTCTGGACTAAAAAATCAAGTCCAGAAAATAGCAGGCCTGCAAGATGAACTTTTGAAACTGCAAAGTACCCTTGATGAGGCTAAGTTTGAAAAGGGAAAACTTGAAGAGCTACTTCGGTTGTTGTCTGAAGAATGTGATGAACTAAAGGTACAAAAGGCCGTGTTAACAGACAAAGTCTCACACATGCAGGATACTTCCAACAATATTGATGAAGAAAAACAAAGTAAAACATCCATGCAAGCAAAGCATGAGAGAAGCACAAAACAG GGGAACAATGATCTAGCTACTGACAACGGAGGTTGTTCTCCAGTTAATGAGGAACCAGACCTGCAAACAAAGATCAAATCACTGGAAAGTAGACTTGCCGAGGCTCTGGCGGAAAATAGCATGTATAGGGCACAGCTGAAAAG TCCCATGCCAGAGGGGCAATCTGAGAGCAGGGATGGCGAAGAGAAAAATGATGACAAAATAGCACAATTGGAGTCAGAACTAAAAGACATGCAGGATCGGTTGCTCAACGTGAGCATGCAGTATGCGGAAGTAGAGGCTCAGCGGGAGGAATTAGTGATGGAGCTTAAAAACGTAAACGCAAAGAAGGGACGGTGGTTCTAG
- the LOC112876547 gene encoding myosin heavy chain, cardiac muscle isoform-like isoform X1, producing MSRANRRRSPDRLGERVEFRFSNLRAVQVPVVSDRLLISIISVDTGKTIARSSKAAARNGICQWPDSILESIWFSQDEASKEFEDCQCRITVSMGSTKSGILGEVFLNLTNYLSSVDSIAISLPLKKCNSGTVLQLKIQCLGTKSKSSPTNDVMDSKTDDSDIMVPRNAHFSSRNPLDGVHQDEVRIRDASFSSSPRDDSDGGLYIGSSRTPSQNMLQESIAEPSLSGVAHLSLRASGSSKALLDTAEETIEELLAEAQMWETHSRQLKNDLETLQKECDEKSVTQSELLLELSVSQAEQESLRKEIEELKSSLEVPTAQQTVAGTTKSGDVIDFEHELKDEVQFLRESNENLTIQLKKTQDANIELVSILQELEETVEAQRAEISTISQMSNTVDHEIPVHALSVQEDAEWARKLSLKENEIVALKEKLDRVLNVENVSGAGTDAIYLELEKENEFLKIKMEELENDCSELTEENLDLIHKLKEVTGVEGQDSCISDIQEMLNAEDLSGTSKSRVKYLERKCADLDMRILKFQSEYRELEEKFQKSQEEIKERTLELSELRDNLSNSRVMELEGREIDVASGHRSGSEELGDTESELNLLKDTIQLKEKEIEGLHHSKLEMETFIHNVLERKIHELESCKIELELHISRLEDEKFELLESISGVEAELNNLTSEYESCIVQMDDSRTLIIDLKDKVEWQQAELEAQKVELKQKQLEFQKRFSEVHEDSEALRRSNAKLQAKVDNLVEECSSLQALTDDLKKQKLELHSSATQLEQELEHSKRKTTEFCKTVEFLEAKLSSIQKDISSKEQSFLLELENVFQEHKEQEERISRAHFLLNKIEKEKIIEVENLEREVLSLTAQLSSTHEERESSTLDTIREASILRADKTKLEANLNDVSEQLRHYECQLEDIRKESKSKIKSLVDSLNASKQNEETLKTDAEDMRRLMEATKSNEEKLRTTSNELELKFKTSNFEKQQIMEENSGLKNQVQKIAGLQDELLKLQSTLDEAKFEKGKLEELLRLLSEECDELKVQKAVLTDKVSHMQDTSNNIDEEKQSKTSMQAKHERSTKQGNNDLATDNGGCSPVNEEPDLQTKIKSLESRLAEALAENSMYRAQLKSPMPEGQSESRDGEEKNDDKIAQLESELKDMQDRLLNVSMQYAEVEAQREELVMELKNVNAKKGRWF from the exons GTGCCAGTAGTATCTGACAGGCTGTTAATTTCTATAATCTCAGTGGACACAGGCAAAACAATTGCCAGGTCCAGTAAAGCTGCTGCTCGAAATGGAATATGTCAATGGCCCGACTCCATACTGGAATCAATATGGTTTTCTCAAGATGAAGCATCAAAAGAATTTGAGGATTGTCAGTGCAGGATTACTGTTTCCATG GGATCAACAAAATCTGGTATTCTCGGGGAAGTTTTCCTGAACTTGACTAACTATCTTAGTTCAGTAGACTCAATTGCAATCTCATTGCCGTTGAAGAAATGCAATTCTGGAACAGTTTTACAG CTTAAGATTCAGTGTCTTGGCACAAAGTCTAAGTCAAG TCCAACCAATGATGTTATGGACAGCAAAACAGACGATTCTGATATCATGGTTCCCAGGAATGCGCATTTTTCATCAAGAAATCCTTTAGATGGTGTTCATCAAGATGAAGTTAGAATTAGG GATGCAAGCTTCTCATCATCTCCTAGGGATGATTCCGACGGGGGATTATATATAGGGAG TTCTCGAACTCCAAGTCAAAACATGCTGCAAGAGAGTATAGCTGAGCCATCCTTAAGTGGTGTTGCTCATTTATCATTAAGGGCATCTGGTTCATCCAAAGCTCTCCTTGACACTGCTGAAGAAACAATTGAGGAACTCCTTGCTGAGGCACAAATGTGGGAGACCCATTCTCGCCAATTGAAAAATGACCTAGAGACATTGCAGAAGGAATGTGATGAAAAATCTGTGACACAGTCTGAGCTACTCCTGGAACTTTCTGTTTCACAAGCAGAACAGGAGTCATTAAGAAAGGAAATTGAAGAATTAAAATCGTCTCTTGAAGTGCCTACAGCACAACAAACTGTTGCAGGAACTACCAAGTCTGGTGATGTGATAGACTTCGAGCATGAACTAAAAGATGAAGTACAGTTTCTGCGGGAATCAAATGAAAACTTGACAATACAACTGAAGAAGACTCAAGATGCAAATATAGAGCTTGTTTCTATTCTTCAAGAACTGGAAGAAACAGTAGAAGCACAGAGAGCAGAAATCTCCACTATTTCTCAAATGAGCAATACAGTTGATCATGAGATTCCCGTACATGCATTATCAGTTCAAGAAGATGCAGAGTGGGCAAGGAAGTTGTCGCTTAAAGAAAATGAGATTGTAGCATTGAAGGAGAAATTGGATCGTGTACTCAATGTAGAAAATGTAAGTGGTGCTGGTACTGATGCTATATATCTTGAACTGGAAAAAGAGAATGAATTTCTGAAGATAAAAATGGAAGAACTTGAGAATGATTGTTCTGAATTAACAGAGGAAAACCTGGATCTTATACACAAGTTGAAAGAAGTAACTGGGGTGGAAGGACAGGATTCCTGCATTTCTGATATTCAGGAAATGTTAAATGCAGAGGATCTTTCTGGGACATCAAAATCTAGAGTAAAATACCTAGAAAGAAAATGTGCTGACCTTGATATGAGGATACTGAAATTTCAATCGGAGTACCGAGAACTAGAAGAGAAGTTCCAAAAAAGCCAAGAGGAGATAAAAGAGAGAACTCTTGAATTATCTGAACTAAGAGATAACCTTAGCAATTCACGTGTTATGGAACTAGAGGGAAGGGAAATCGATGTTGCAAGCGGTCACCGATCAGGAAGTGAAGAACTTGGAGATACTGAATCTGAGTTGAATTTGCTAAAGGATACAATTCAGCTCAAAGAAAAAGAGATCGAAGGCTTGCATCATTCTAAACTAGAAATGGAAACCTTCATACATAATGTTCTTGAACGGAAGATACATGAGCTTGAAAGCTGCAAAATAGAACTAGAATTGCATATATCGAGGCTGGAAGATGAAAAGTTTGAATTATTGGAGTCCATTTCTGGAGTGGAGGCTGAGTTGAATAATCTGACAAGTGAGTATGAATCATGTATAGTGCAAATGGATGATTCTAGAACACTTATAATAGATCTCAAGGATAAAGTAGAATGGCAGCAAGCAGAGTTGGAAGCTCAAAAGGTGGAGCTAAAGCAAAAACAACTAGAGTTTCAGAAAAGATTTTCAGAAGTCCATGAGGATTCAGAGGCTCTAAGAAGATCAAATGCTAAACTACAGGCTAAAGTTGATAATCTTGTTGAGGAGTGCAGTTCTCTTCAAGCATTGACGGATGATCTAAAGAAGCAAAAGTTGGAATTGCATAGCTCTGCTACACAACTAGAGCAGGAACTGGAGCACTCTAAAAGAAAGACAACAGAATTTTGCAAAACTGTGGAGTTCCTAGAGGCAAAACTTTCTTCAATTCAGAAAGATATATCTTCAAAAGAGCAATCTTTTCTCTTGGAACTGGAGAATGTATTTCAGGAGCACAAGGAGCAGGAAGAAAGGATAAGTCGTGCTCATTTCCTTTTAAATAAGATCGAGAAAGAAAAAATAATCGAGGTAGAGAATCTTGAGAGGGAGGTCTTGAGCCTTACTGCACAGTTGTCTTCAACACATGAGGAGCGAGAAAGTTCCACTTTGGATACTATTCGTGAGGCCTCCATCCTTCGAGCAGACAAGACAAAACTTGAGGCTAATCTTAATGATGTCAGTGAACAATTGAGACATTACGAGTGTCAGTTGGAAGATATACGTAAGGAGTCTAAAAGCAAGATTAAATCCCTTGTTGATTCACTCAATGCATCGAAACAGAATGAAGAAACGCTGAAAACAGATGCTGAGGATATGAGAAGGTTGATGGAAGCTACTAAATCTAATGAAGAAAAATTAAGAACAACTTCAAATGAACTAGAACTGAAGTTTAAAACTAGCAATTTTGAGAAACAACAAATAATGGAAGAAAATTCTGGACTAAAAAATCAAGTCCAGAAAATAGCAGGCCTGCAAGATGAACTTTTGAAACTGCAAAGTACCCTTGATGAGGCTAAGTTTGAAAAGGGAAAACTTGAAGAGCTACTTCGGTTGTTGTCTGAAGAATGTGATGAACTAAAGGTACAAAAGGCCGTGTTAACAGACAAAGTCTCACACATGCAGGATACTTCCAACAATATTGATGAAGAAAAACAAAGTAAAACATCCATGCAAGCAAAGCATGAGAGAAGCACAAAACAG GGGAACAATGATCTAGCTACTGACAACGGAGGTTGTTCTCCAGTTAATGAGGAACCAGACCTGCAAACAAAGATCAAATCACTGGAAAGTAGACTTGCCGAGGCTCTGGCGGAAAATAGCATGTATAGGGCACAGCTGAAAAG TCCCATGCCAGAGGGGCAATCTGAGAGCAGGGATGGCGAAGAGAAAAATGATGACAAAATAGCACAATTGGAGTCAGAACTAAAAGACATGCAGGATCGGTTGCTCAACGTGAGCATGCAGTATGCGGAAGTAGAGGCTCAGCGGGAGGAATTAGTGATGGAGCTTAAAAACGTAAACGCAAAGAAGGGACGGTGGTTCTAG